The genome window TGGCCGCAGATCGTGCCCAGTCGGACCTGTCTGAGTTGTGACGTCTGCTGCCGGTTTCCCGAGCCGGACAGTTTTCTCCGGCCCTGGTTCACGGCAGAAGAAATCACGAAAGCCGTGGCGCGCGGGATTGACCGAAAACATTTTCCCGATTCGAACGGCAGTCAAGTTCACGTCGTACCACATCCGACCGGCGACGGCTATCTCTGTCCGGCCTTCGATCCGGCCACCTCGCACTGCCGTATTTACGAGGACCGACCATTGGACTGCCAGCTCTACCCGCTGGCGATTATGAAATCCGAGGATGGCCGCGAGGTGGTGTTGGGGTGGGATGCCAAGTGTCCCTATATGCGTGACGAGCTCCCATCCGAGATTGTGACCCATGCCAAGCGAGTGTTTGGTCTGCTCGAGCGGGACGAGACCGTGGAGTTGCTGGCTCAAAATCCGCGCCTGATCGGTCGGTTCCAGGAAGATGTCGTCATACTGCGCATGCTACCGAAGCTCACGGCGCGGCTGGGCGGCATGCAAGCGGGCACGGCACATCCGTTTACCGTCGCTGAGCGCGTACGGCTCGAAGCAGCCTGCGGGCTGGTGGATACGCCGCTGGCGCACTACGCGGCGCCGCCACACTTACTCTGGAAGGATCTGTTCCGCTACGTGTGGACTGAGATAGCGGGAACGTTTTGTCTATTTGCCGAATATGCCGATGGCGTCTTCATGCCGCTGCCGCCCTTGAGCGCACGACCAAACCGCGAAGCCTTTGCAAGCGCGTTTGCGTTGATGCGTGCCCGCAATCATGGCCGCGCTGTGAGTCGGATCGAAAACGTGCCTGAAGAATGGACAACCCCGCTGGGAAGTTGGGGCTACCATGTGAAGCCGAAGGACCCAGACTACCTTTATAAGACCGTCGATCTGGTAGCACTAGCGGGAGACAAGTACAAGTCGCAGCGGGCGGCGTGCAACCGACTGGAGCGTGAACATGCGGTGCAGATGCTGCCGTTCCAGAACGGGGATCGCGAGGCCTGCCTCGTATTGTTTCGCGCATGGTCACAGCAGAAGCAGACGAAGGGGCTCAACGCATTCAGCCAGCAGTTATTGACCGATTCGGAAGCCGCGCATCGCGAAGCGCTGACGCATCATCGTGAACTGGGTCTGGCCGGATGGGTCGTGAAGTTTGATGGACAGGTGCGGGCCTACACGTTCGGCTATGTACGGTCGGCGTCCGTGTTCTGCGTGTTGCTGGAAGTGGCCGACCGCTCGGTGCACGGCCTGTCGGCATGGATCTTCCGCGAACACTGCCGCGCGGCGGCAGAGCGCGGGCAGGTATTCATCAATACGATGGACGATTCAGGCTTGCTGACCCTCGCGCAGTCCAAGCGGGCCTATCATCCGATTCAACTTGTTGCCAATTACATTGTGACGGAAGCGTGAATCTGTTGTGCTGACGCACGACGCGGCTTATAATCCGGCCATCACATGAGCGAGAAACATCCGAAAAAGGGCCACGAGCAGGACATTGACCACTACCGCGTGCGGCAGGAGCCGTACTACGCGGAAGTGGGCTGCGAGATCAATCTATTCACGACTGCGGCAAAAAAGAAAATGCCGGTCATGCTCAAAGGGCCGACGGGCTGCGGGAAGACGCGCTTCGTGCAGCACATGGCGTGGAAACTGGGCCGCCCGCTGATCACCGTGGCCTGCCACGAAGACCTAACCGCGTCCGATCTCGTCGGCCGCTATCTGTTGAAGGGGGACGACACTCTCTGGCTTGACGGCCCGCTCACGCTCGGCGTAAAGCACGGCGCGATTGTCTATCTCGACGAGGTGGTCGAGGCGCGCAAAGACACGACGGTCATCATCCATCCGCTCTCCGACGACCGGCGCCTCCTGCCAATTGAGAAAAAGGGCCAGGTGATCGAAGCTGTGGATGACTTTCTGCTCGTCATCTCCTACAACCCCGGGTACCAAAGCGTTTTAAAGGATCTCAAGCAAAGCACGAAACAGCGGTTTATGGCGATCGAATTCACCTATCCGCCGGCCACGATTGAAGTGCAAGTCATTGAGAAGGAAGCGGGCGTGAACAAAGACATTGCGCAAAAGCTTGTGAAGCTTGGGGAGAAGGTCCGCAACCTCCGCAACCATGGGCTTGAAGAAGGCGTGAGTACGCGGCTGCTCATCTATGCTGGCCAGTTGATTGCCACGGGCATTGCCCCCGCCCGCGCCTGCGATGCCGCTGTCGCCAGACCCATCACCGACGATCCCGACATGCAACGCAGCATCGCCGAGCTCGTCAAAGCGATTTTCTAACGCACACGGATACCGATCCGGTTCGAGACAGCCCTGACGGGGCCGTCCTGACCGTGTCCGGTCACCCGAATGCGTGCAAGACAGAATTTGTCGATCTGCACGGCGGCGCGATGAAATTTCGCGCGGCCTCGCCGCCGGAGGGGGCGGCGCCGCCAACGACATGCTGTGCGCCTATCCTGCCAAATGCTTTGGATTGTCTAAAAAAGCAGTCACGGCACAGAGCGGGCAGTCATCACGGAAGAAACGCCTTCTGCTCATGGGCGTACCAGCTAGCTGTGTGCGGGCTGCGTTGATGATCGGCTAGGACTGTGTGGTAGAAGAGTGTTCCGCCGCTTTGTGGCGAAGCGCACGGCCTTTGTCGGGCGTGGGATCTTCAATCAGCCCGTAGGTCTGTCGGCCTTCGTGATTCTCGGGAAGATATTCCGTGATCGGCATGCCGTCCTCGCGCACGAAGAGGAGGCAGTGACAGTATTTGTAGATCTGCATCTCGTCACAGGCGCAAATCCAGCGACGCAGCTTCGCCTCTTCCTTCTTATCCTTGTAGAAATTGCACGGGCACAGCGGTTTGCCGAGCTCGTCCACGTGCATGGCGAGGCCCTTGACGACTGCCTCGGTCACGGCGGCATGGGGATGCATGGTTGTGCCGCTCTTCTGGGCAAACCCCTTCACGTACTTCCACATCTTGTCGAGACTGTCCTTAGTTGGTTCGGCCATGATGCTCCTCAGGCGGTCAGCGCGCCCTGCGCCTTGAGGAATACGCGCCGCCGGTCGCGCCGCGAGGCCTGACCGGGGCGTCG of Nitrospira sp. contains these proteins:
- a CDS encoding DUF2156 domain-containing protein, whose product is WPQIVPSRTCLSCDVCCRFPEPDSFLRPWFTAEEITKAVARGIDRKHFPDSNGSQVHVVPHPTGDGYLCPAFDPATSHCRIYEDRPLDCQLYPLAIMKSEDGREVVLGWDAKCPYMRDELPSEIVTHAKRVFGLLERDETVELLAQNPRLIGRFQEDVVILRMLPKLTARLGGMQAGTAHPFTVAERVRLEAACGLVDTPLAHYAAPPHLLWKDLFRYVWTEIAGTFCLFAEYADGVFMPLPPLSARPNREAFASAFALMRARNHGRAVSRIENVPEEWTTPLGSWGYHVKPKDPDYLYKTVDLVALAGDKYKSQRAACNRLEREHAVQMLPFQNGDREACLVLFRAWSQQKQTKGLNAFSQQLLTDSEAAHREALTHHRELGLAGWVVKFDGQVRAYTFGYVRSASVFCVLLEVADRSVHGLSAWIFREHCRAAAERGQVFINTMDDSGLLTLAQSKRAYHPIQLVANYIVTEA
- a CDS encoding CbbQ/NirQ/NorQ/GpvN family protein, which produces MSEKHPKKGHEQDIDHYRVRQEPYYAEVGCEINLFTTAAKKKMPVMLKGPTGCGKTRFVQHMAWKLGRPLITVACHEDLTASDLVGRYLLKGDDTLWLDGPLTLGVKHGAIVYLDEVVEARKDTTVIIHPLSDDRRLLPIEKKGQVIEAVDDFLLVISYNPGYQSVLKDLKQSTKQRFMAIEFTYPPATIEVQVIEKEAGVNKDIAQKLVKLGEKVRNLRNHGLEEGVSTRLLIYAGQLIATGIAPARACDAAVARPITDDPDMQRSIAELVKAIF
- a CDS encoding DUF167 domain-containing protein, which produces MQDRICRSARRRDEISRGLAAGGGGAANDMLCAYPAKCFGLSKKAVTAQSGQSSRKKRLLLMGVPASCVRAALMIG
- a CDS encoding ferredoxin:thioredoxin reductase, which gives rise to MAEPTKDSLDKMWKYVKGFAQKSGTTMHPHAAVTEAVVKGLAMHVDELGKPLCPCNFYKDKKEEAKLRRWICACDEMQIYKYCHCLLFVREDGMPITEYLPENHEGRQTYGLIEDPTPDKGRALRHKAAEHSSTTQS